The following coding sequences are from one Nicotiana tomentosiformis chromosome 3, ASM39032v3, whole genome shotgun sequence window:
- the LOC138908255 gene encoding uncharacterized protein encodes MFSKEFVPQTLRDVWRTEYEQLRQDTMTVSKYAIRFNELACHASILLPTVRERVRRFIEGLDYDLKICMARKLQTDSLFQQVVEIARRIDGVLGDERESKEAKRSQSSRGFSGFYSSSMSHYSGGSSNRRAQSVHQITRGALVSSYSACNDPINHFDLQHVVQ; translated from the coding sequence atgttttcaaaagagtttgttccccagactctccgagatgtgtGGCGCACAGAGTATGAACAATTGCGTCAAgacactatgacagtgtcaaaatatgctatcaggttcaatgAGTTGGCCTGTCATGCATCTATCTTGTtacctacagtcagagagcgggttcgcagattcattgaggggctcgattatgatcttaaaatatgcatggctcgaaaGTTGCAAACTGATAGtctatttcaacaagtagtggagattgcgaggagaATTGACGGTGTTTTAGGTGacgaaagggagtctaaggaggccaaaaggtctcaaagctctagagggttcagtggattttactcttcctCTATGAGCCATTATAGTGGAGGCTCGAGCAATCGGAGAGCTCAGTCcgtacatcagattactcggggtgctctagtaagttcttatagtgcatgtaacgacccgatcaacCATTTTGATCTCCAGCATGTCGTTCAGTAG